The genomic DNA CGCCCGGGCGCGGGGCGGAACCGGGCGAGCCGCCGCTGACCGACATGGCCAGCTGGCCGCCGTTGTTGATAAAGCCCGCGGTGGCATAGACCGAGGTGCGCTTGCTGAAACTGTAGGTCGCGCGCAGCGCGTACAGCATGGCCTGGTTGTCGCTGCCGTGGTAGTTCAGGAAGTACACCTGCCCGGCCAGGTTGACCGCCGGCGTGATGTCGTGCGACACGCCGGCGTAGTACAGGTCGCTGACCGGCGTCGGGCTGCCCTCGTTGTCGCGGCGGATCCAGCCGGCGCCGAGCTTGGTGTTCTTCAGCAGCATGAAGCCGCCCAGCGACAGGCGGTCGTCGGTCAGGTTGCTGCTGGTGAGGCCGCCGAAAGCGCCCGGACCGCCGCGCTGCGAGTCATAGGCCGCGATCACGCCCCAGCTTTTGTTGTCGTAGCCGACCATGGCCGACCATTGGCGGCACGCCTTCTTGTCGGCCGGGTTTTCGCCGGCGCAATTGGTCCCGGCGGGGCTGGGGCCGGCATTGACCGCGTCGCGCCCGAAGCTGTAGGAGGCGCCGACCACGAAGCCGCTGAAGTTGGCCTTGTACGCGACCGCGTTGTCGGCACGCGTATTGGGCAGGTAGTTGTCGAGCGAGCCCGAGCCGTAGACGTTGGGCCCGAGGATGTCGCTGTCGAGGATGGCCCAGAACAGCATCGTGTACTGGCGGCCGAACGACAGCTGGCCGTACGGATTGCTCAGGCCGACCAGCGCCTGACGCCCGAACAGGCGGCCACCCTGGTTGGCGCTGCCGCTGTCGGGCGAGAAGCCTGACTCCAGCACGAACAGGCCCTTCAGGCCGCCGCCCAGGTCTTCGGTGCCGCGGATGCCCCAGCGCGAGGGCACGGTGGCGGTGTTGTTGGGCACGCGCACCAGGCCGTCGCCATTGGCGCCGACATTGCTGACGTACTCGACGCCGCTGTCGATCACGCCGTACAGCGTGACCGACGATTGCGGCACTTGCGCCGAGGCCAGCAGGGGGGAGGCCGCAAGCAGCGCCGCGGCGGTTCGTGCAAGTTTCATCTACCGGTTTCCTTCCGTTTTCCGTCTTGTGGTGTTTTGGTCTTGTGCTCCGGTACCACTGCGATGGCGGCACTGGATGTCGTCTCGGTCT from Cupriavidus taiwanensis includes the following:
- a CDS encoding porin, which gives rise to MKLARTAAALLAASPLLASAQVPQSSVTLYGVIDSGVEYVSNVGANGDGLVRVPNNTATVPSRWGIRGTEDLGGGLKGLFVLESGFSPDSGSANQGGRLFGRQALVGLSNPYGQLSFGRQYTMLFWAILDSDILGPNVYGSGSLDNYLPNTRADNAVAYKANFSGFVVGASYSFGRDAVNAGPSPAGTNCAGENPADKKACRQWSAMVGYDNKSWGVIAAYDSQRGGPGAFGGLTSSNLTDDRLSLGGFMLLKNTKLGAGWIRRDNEGSPTPVSDLYYAGVSHDITPAVNLAGQVYFLNYHGSDNQAMLYALRATYSFSKRTSVYATAGFINNGGQLAMSVSGGSPGSAPRPGENQWGSMLGIKHIF